The following is a genomic window from Verrucosispora sp. WMMD573.
CTCGGGGTCGGCGGTCACGCTGGGCTCGGCCGCGGCGACGGCGACCGGCTCGGCCGCGCCCGCGTCCGCCCCGTTGTAGCCTGCGGGTGCGCAGGCCGTAAGTGCGAACATGGCGCCCACGGCGATGACGGTCCGCTTCATCTGTGCCACGTGCCCTCCTCATACTTGGCAAGTTCACCGGGAGATACGGGACGAGCGCTGTCAAGGTTGAATCCAAAAGGGTGGGCAAGCTCACAAGAATCCATTGAACCGTCTGGGTTCTCTGTCCGTGTGAGTCCGTATCCGCAGGTCCGGTGCGCCCTCGCCCGGGTACGCCTGCGTCATGACAAAGGCCCGCCTCGGGTCGAGGCGGGCCTTCCGGGTACGTGGATCAGGCCGTCGGGACGGTCACCAGGGTGTCCGTGGCGCCCCGCGAGTCGATCTCCTGCACCTCGAACTGCTTGATGTCGTCCAGCTTCGTCGACGTGGCCGCCGACAGGGCGAGCAACTGCGGGTTGGCGTTCGTGCCGTACCCGCCGTCCGGCACGGACCAGGTGGAGACGACCTCGGTGGAGCCGTCCTCGCGTACCACCACCAGGCGGCAGGTGCGTGGCCCCGGCAGCTTGCTCAGGCTGAAGTCCATCCTGGTGCCGAAGTCTTTCGCGATCAGGAAGAACGTCGCCTTCACGCCGGTGGTCGGGTCGGTGACGTCGACCTGCGCACCCTCCTGCTCGTTGCCACCCACGCTCGGACCACTGGGGTTGCCGGGGCGGTCGCTCGGTGGATCCACCGGACCCGTGGTCGGCCCGGCGATCGGCGGTGGCGTGCTGCTGTCGGTGAGATTGCTGAACACGACACCGGTCAGCCCACCGAAGACCACCACGGCCGCGGCGGTCGCCAGGACCTGCCGGAACCGGGCCCGCCGACGATGCGTACGCAGCGCCACAAGCGTCCGGTCCAACAGGACCGGATCCGAGTGGGTCTGCTCCAGCGCCGTGATCGACTCCTCGTCGATGTCGGAGAGCAGCCCGACCACCGGCACCATCGTCTCCAACTCGGCGGCACAGGCCCAGCAGGTCGCGAGGTGTTCCTCGAACCGCTCCATGTCCTGTTCGTCAAGCACGCCGAGCGCGTACGCGGCGACGTCCATGTGGTCAACCCGGCTCATTCCGTCACCCCCCTCTCCTGCAGAGCTGTGCGCAGCGCGCGCAGCGCGTAGTAGACCCGCGACTTCGCGGTGCCCAGTGGCAGACCGAGCTCCTCGGCCGCCTCCGGCACCGTCCGGCCCCGGAAGTACGTCGCCACCAGGATCTCCCGGTGCGACTGACTCAACGTTCGCAGCGCGTCCGCCACCGTCATCGACCGAAGCACCCGATCGGTGCTGTCGGCCTCGGCGAACGCGGTCAGATCCCGGTCGTACGTCTCGGCCGGGCGGGCCTGCTCGCTGCGGTGCTCGTCGATGGCGATCCGTCGCGCCACCGTCACCAGCCACGGCCGTAGCGACCCCTGTCCCTGTGCGCCCAGCCGATGCGCGTTGCGCCAGGCCCGCAGCAGCGTCTCCTGGACGATGTCCTCGGCCCGTTGCCGGTCACCGCCGGTCAACCGCATCACGAACATCAGCAGCGGTCCGGCGTGTTCCGCGTAGAGCGTGCGGACCAACTGGTCGGAATGGGCGGCTTCGGTGGTGGAAGCCTGGTGGCGGCCAGGGGTGGGTCGCGGCGTCACCGGGCTATTCTGGCGAGCCGCCGCACGAGAGTCGACCCCACGGGTGGACGTGGCGGGCCGCGACTGGGACCGGGCGGACATCCAGTCCACCCGCACCCGGTCGCCCTGCCAACCGACCGCCAGTGCGTGCATGCAGACCTCCGACGTCCCTGGACAGAAAGCCGTCCCCCCACGGGCATGGCTGCTGACTGGTACGGAAGGCAGTACCGAACGGATCAACGTTCGACGGAAAAAATCCCCGGCGGAGGTGGCGTCGAGTCGACCGCATCGGCGTCGTGCACCACCGTGGCGCCTCCGGTGAAGCGATCGAGTTCCGCCTCGACCAGCACCCGGCCGGGAAACCAGTCACCGGCGGCCCGGCGGGTCAGCGCGGCCACCGGTGGGTCCTGGCGGCCGGCGAGGAGCACCAGATTGCCGTAGCGCCGGCCACGCAGCACAGCGGCGTCGGCGACCAGACAGGCCCGGGGCAGCACCGTCCGCACGGTGGCGACCTGTCCCCGGGCGTGGCGCAGCGGCGGCCCGTCGGCGATGTTGGCCAGATACCAGCCCGCCGGGTGCAGCGCCCGGGCCGCCTCGGCCGCGTACTCCACCGAGGTCAGTCGGGCTGGTGTCCGGGCACCCGCGAAGACGTCGGCGACCACCACGTCGTAACTGGCCTCCCGGCACGAGGCGAGCACCGTCCGCGCGTCACCCACCCGTACCTTCAGGCGCGGATCGGCCCGCCACGGCAACACCCGCCGCACCAGATCGACAAGCGCCCCGTCCACCTCGACCACCCGCTGGGTAGCGCCGGGACGGGTGGCGGCGACGTACCTCGGCAGGGTCAGCGCACCGCCGCCCAGATGCAGTACCCGCAGCGGAGCGCCCGTCGGCGCCACCAGGTCGATCGCGGCGGCCAGTCGACGGACGTACTCGAACTCCAGGTGCGTCGGATCGGTCAGGTCCACATGCGACTGCGGTGCGCCGTCCAGCAGCAGCGTCCACGAGCCGGGCCGGTCCCGATCCGGCACCAACTCGGCGAGCCCCGTGTCGACAGGCTCGGTGATCCGGTCGGCGTCGCGCCGCCGACCCATCAGCGGCCGGTCCGGGCGGCGGTGGTGCGGGCGGCCACGGTCAGCGCGCGGTGCAGCAGCCGTGCGTCGCCCAGCCGGGAGCGCAGCAGCCGCTCCAGCCCGGCGATCGGCACGAGATTCTGCGGGGCTCGGGGATCCTTGTATGGGCTGGACGCGAACCGGGGCAGCGTGACCAACGACAGGTCGGCCAACCGCACCGCCTCGGTGATCTCCAGGTCGGCGGAGCACTCCAGCCGGACGATTCCCGCCCAGGGCGCTCCCGCCGCCACCGGCAGCCGCAGGTACCACGACCAGCCGCCCCAGGCGGTGCCGAGCCGGAACACCGGCGAGCGGTGGCCGGGTGGGAGACCGGTGACCACGGCGGTGAGTCGGGCGTCGAGGTACTGGCTGTGCTGGGTCTTGATGTAGCCGAGCGTGCGGGGCAGCTGCCGCCGGTTGCGCAACGGCCCGTCCACCACCAGCAGGTCGTCGTCGGTCCGCGCGGCGGCCGAGACCTGCACCTCCAGGGCGGTCAACGGCCCCTGCACCGCCGCCGGCAACTTGGCCAGCTCACCGCTGCCGCTGACCCGGTGCACCGGGTAGCGGACGTTGCCGGCCACCACGTCGGTCGCCGACGGGCTGGCGGTGAACAGGCCGCGCTCCACCGTGGCACCGGCCAGCTGCGCGGCACCGCGATCCAGGTCGCACCGCACCACCCCGGCCGCGTACGAGGCGGCCAGACCGGGAAACGAGCCGCCGTCCTCCTCGGCCGTCCAGATGCTGGCATCGATCCGGCGTACCCCGTCGACAAGCAGCACCACGTCGGGTGCCTGGACGCCCGGACGGGGGCCGATCGCCCGCCAGTCCACCGCCGGCAGCTCGTGTTCCGCCTCGACCTGCGCGCTGCTCGGCGCGGCCGGACCGGCCGGCGCGGCCTCGAACGACGCCCCGTAGCCCGGATCCCAGGCATCGACGAAGAAGCGGTTCACGTCCGCATCACCGGCCGGTCCGTTCCACCCGGGCCGAGCGGGCGTCCTTGTGCACCTCGAAGCGGACCGGGATGCGCTCGGCCAGCGCCGGCACGTGGGTGACCACGCCGACCATCCGGTCACCCCGGGCGGCGAGGTTTTCCAACGTGGCGGCGACCGTGTCCAGGGTGGCCGCGTCGAGGGTGCCGAAACCCTCGTCCAACACGATCGATTCCAGGCTGGCGGCGGTGGTGGACATCCCGGCCAACTGCTCGGACAACGCCAGCGCCAGCGCCAACGACGCCTGGAACGTCTCACCGCCGGAGAGTGTCCGCACCCCGCGACGCAGCCCGGCGTCGTGGTGGTCGACCACGAAGAACTCGCCCTTGTCGTGGACCAGGTCGTACTGGCCGCCGGAGAGTTCCCGCAGGATCCCCGACGCGCCGTCGACAAGCAGGTCCAGCGCCTCGGCCAGCAACCACCGCTCGAAGTTGTTGGCCCGCAGGTGCCCCGCCAACGCCCGAGCCACCTGCGCCTCGCGTTCGTGCCCGGCCCGCTGCTCGCGCAACGCCCCGGCCTGCTCACGCCGCTCGGTCAGCCGGCGCAGCTCGGCCTCGGCCCGCTCCACCGCGACGGTGGCGGCGCGGACCGGATCGTCCGGGGCGGGCAGCCCGGCGTCGGCGAAGATGCCGGCGATGCGGCCCACCGCCGCGCCGGCCGCCGCCTCGGCCTCGGCCACGGCCGTGGCCAGCCCAGCCCGCTCCGACCGGCGGTGCTGCGCCTGGTCCC
Proteins encoded in this region:
- a CDS encoding zf-HC2 domain-containing protein codes for the protein MSRVDHMDVAAYALGVLDEQDMERFEEHLATCWACAAELETMVPVVGLLSDIDEESITALEQTHSDPVLLDRTLVALRTHRRRARFRQVLATAAAVVVFGGLTGVVFSNLTDSSTPPPIAGPTTGPVDPPSDRPGNPSGPSVGGNEQEGAQVDVTDPTTGVKATFFLIAKDFGTRMDFSLSKLPGPRTCRLVVVREDGSTEVVSTWSVPDGGYGTNANPQLLALSAATSTKLDDIKQFEVQEIDSRGATDTLVTVPTA
- a CDS encoding sigma-70 family RNA polymerase sigma factor, which produces MHALAVGWQGDRVRVDWMSARSQSRPATSTRGVDSRAAARQNSPVTPRPTPGRHQASTTEAAHSDQLVRTLYAEHAGPLLMFVMRLTGGDRQRAEDIVQETLLRAWRNAHRLGAQGQGSLRPWLVTVARRIAIDEHRSEQARPAETYDRDLTAFAEADSTDRVLRSMTVADALRTLSQSHREILVATYFRGRTVPEAAEELGLPLGTAKSRVYYALRALRTALQERGVTE
- a CDS encoding fused MFS/spermidine synthase, yielding MGRRRDADRITEPVDTGLAELVPDRDRPGSWTLLLDGAPQSHVDLTDPTHLEFEYVRRLAAAIDLVAPTGAPLRVLHLGGGALTLPRYVAATRPGATQRVVEVDGALVDLVRRVLPWRADPRLKVRVGDARTVLASCREASYDVVVADVFAGARTPARLTSVEYAAEAARALHPAGWYLANIADGPPLRHARGQVATVRTVLPRACLVADAAVLRGRRYGNLVLLAGRQDPPVAALTRRAAGDWFPGRVLVEAELDRFTGGATVVHDADAVDSTPPPPGIFSVER